CCGGGCCAGTGTGGGGTACTGGGTGCTGGCCCACGCACGGGGACGGGGCCTGGCGGCGCAAGCCCTACGGGCCATCTCCCACTTTGGGCTGAGCCTGCCGGAACTCTCGCGGCTCGAACTGTATGTCGAACCGTGGAACGAGGCGTCCTGGCGCACCGCAGAGAAGGTGGGCTACCGGCGGGAAGGATTGCTGCGGCAGTATCAGAACGTCGGTCCAGAGCGCAAGGATATGTTTATCTACTCGCTGCTGCCGGGAGAACTGCCCTAGCGGTTGAAAGGCGTCTCGTTGACCCAGTGGAAGCCGCGGGTAGTGAGCCTCCGGGCGTCGGGGTCGGGGGCCAGTTCGAGGGTGAAGGGGGTACCGCCCTCCTCGCCGTGCAGCAGCAGATGGCCCGACGGGTCGTGGTCATAGCGGAAGGTGGTGGAGTTGCCCCGGAGCGTCACCGTCAGGCGATCAGCAGCGGGGCCAGCCACGTAGGCCCCGCGCAGTTCATCGCCACTCACCCGGCGGATACGCACGCCGGAAAAGCTCTGGCCGGACTGAGAATAAACCCGGTCGCTCAGGGCCACCTTCTGCCAGCGGGTGTCGTATTCCAGGCGGGAGGCGGCGGGGCGGGAATCGTTCAGCACGGTGTAGATGCCCGCCAGGTCCGATGCGGCGGGCCGGGCCGCGTATTGCCGCTGCATCTGGCGGACCGAGAAGGGCGGGTAGGCCAGGGCTGCCAGGGCCAGCAGCGCCCACAACCGCAGCAGAAAGGGAATCAGCAGGAGCAGGCAGAACAGCAGCAGATGCGCCGAGAAGAGTTTCACCGGCACGTCGTAGCTGAGGTTCAGCAGGAACCCGTAGACCATCACCCCTGCCCCCAGCAGCGCGCCCGGAAGACTGGTGCGGCGAAACAGCAGCAGAGCCCCCGCCACCGCCTCGGCCAGCCCGCCCGCCACCTCGTACAGGGGGGAGGCCCCGACGGCGCGCCACAGCAGGCCCATCGGGCTCATCTCGCCCAGCGGCGTCAGGAGGTCGGTCAGGTCGGGGGCAGGCATCTGGCTGAGCAGCAGCTTGCTCCAGCCGTAGAACAGCAGAAAGAAGCCTGTGTAGAAGCGCAGCGCCGTATGGGCGGGCCAGAAGAGCCGCTCGGTCAGGCGCCCCCGCCGCTCCAGCAGGCTCCAGACCAGCGTGACCAGCAGCGCCGTCAGCAGGTAGAGGGCCGCCAGGACGTAATTTTCCAGAGTGTCACCACTGCCGTTCACCGCCAGGTGCGGCGGCAAGGGCTGATGCAGGACCGTCAGGGCGAACCATTCCGCCGCCGCCCGCCAGGGCAGGAGCCAGGGCAGGAACAGCCCGGTCGTGATCGTCAGCAGACCGTAGACCGGCGCAAAACGGAAGCCCACCCGCTGCCATAGGAGCGAACGGGTGGGTATGGGTACGGCGGGGAGGACCATGCCTCTCTCTACCTCAAAAAGGTTCGCCAGTCATCCGCCGTCGGGAGGACGGCGAACGGTGGGTCAGGTGCCGGAGGTGTCGCCGGACTGGCCGAAGCCGCGCGGGCCGTTCTGCCCGTTCGGTCTGCCGTGCCCGCCCCGGCCGAACGTCAGACCGAAGTTGGCGTCGGCCTGGGCCCGGGCGAGGCGCTGGTCTGCCTGCGTCTGGGTGAGGCGTCCGGCCTGAACCTGGGCGGCGAGTTGTGTCTTCAGGGCAGCGAGGGCCGCATTCCGCACGGTCTGGGTGCTGACGCCCCTGGCCTGGGCAATCTGGGCCACCGTCCGCCCGCCCTGCACCTGCTGCCGGAGCGCCTGCTCGCTGAGGCCGAGGGCCCGGGCGACGGCGGCGATCACGGCCTGGCCGAAGCCCGCGCGCGGGCCGCGTTCGCCCATCCCGCCGCCAGGCCCCCCGCGCCCATGCCTGCCGCCGAAACCGAAATTCAGCGGCGCATTCTGCATCCGGGATTT
The window above is part of the Deinococcus metallilatus genome. Proteins encoded here:
- a CDS encoding GNAT family N-acetyltransferase — protein: MLPTVTLQAGPFTLRPFSVRDSASICEAAHDPLIPLITTVPSPCDEAAALAFIERQHERLRTETGWSLAIAEGNGPALGQVGLWPQTQGRASVGYWVLAHARGRGLAAQALRAISHFGLSLPELSRLELYVEPWNEASWRTAEKVGYRREGLLRQYQNVGPERKDMFIYSLLPGELP